In Persephonella sp., the DNA window AAGGTCTCTGCCTGGATCTTTTTCTTGATGTATCTTCGCCCCTAATCTTGCCTGACATATTTTATAGCCGTCAACAATCGCTGTTGTCGTCATCCATATATCAATCCCAAATTTTGCAACATCAGTCTCCCAAACATCTTTATCTAGGTAATCTTTTATGAGCTTTCGGGACATTCCAAAATCTCCACCTATTGGCTGTCTTATCCTGTAGCCGTATAATGCTCTCGTAAGATTGTAGGCTATGGTGTTCGTTATTGTTCCGTCAAATTTGTATCTTTTGTAATAAGGGCATACATAATCGTATCCTTCGTAAATCGGCTCTAATATATTTTTCACCCATTCTGGTGTTATTGATTTAAGATCTGAATCAAATGTTGCTATGGCTTCAGCTCTTAAAAACTCTGCCGCCTCAAAAACCGCCCTTAATGCTGATCCTTTACCGGGTATGCCTCTGTATATGGTCACAATTTTTTCAATGTTATATTTGGATATGTCTATCTCCTGTGCTACCTCTCTTGTGTCGTCTGTTGAACCTCCGTCGGAAACAAAAATCAGACATTTCTTGTCATTAAAGTATTTATCAAGCCCTTTTGCTACCTGCTCAATAACATGTGATATAGTGAACTGGCTGTAGTAAGATGGTATTCCTACTACAATATCTGCATATCCTAAGTGTTCTATTTTTTTCCTTGCGTCTTCCCTTAAAGCTGTTGAAAATCTTGCTCTTGGCAATACTAACATATTATCCTCCAATCATCATTATTGTTATGTCCATAACGTTTGTTCCTGTATAGCCTGTTTTTATGCTGTCTCCTGTTTTTGTGAAAAGGCTATTTGAGTCGTTGTTTTCAAGGTATTTGTATAGATCAACTCCCATTTTTTTTGCTTTTTCATAAGAGCTGCTATCAACTACAGCCCCTGCATCTTCAGAATTTCCGTCAATACCGTCTGTTCCTCCTGAAAGTAAAACAATATTTTTAGTGTCTTTTATCTCTATTAGAGCAGAAAGACACAACTCCTGATTTCTACCTCCTTTTCCATTTCCTTTTACTGTCACTGTAGTTTCCCCCCCAAATAAAAGACATACAGGTGGATCAAAGGGATTAGAGCTTTTTTTTATCTCTTTTCCTATTGAAACTACTGCTTTGGCTACCTCTCTTGCTTCCCCTTTTAGTTGTGATGTCATTATGTATGTTTTTATACTTTTTTCTGCTTTTTCTTTTATTTTTTTTAGTGCATCTATATTACTTCCTACTATGTAATGTTTTATGTTTGGATTTTCTTTTTTCGGGGTTTCCTTTATTTTACCTTTTGTTCCTTTTAGAATGACTTTTTTTACATTTTGTGGTAAATCATCAAATATGTTGTGTTTTTTCAAAATAGTATACGCATCTTTGTAGGTTGATGGATCGTAGTATAAAGGGGCTGAGCCTATTGTAAAGAGATCATCTCCTATCACATCAGATATGACCAGAACTATTCCTTTTGCTTTTGTGGAATGTCCCAGCCTTCCTCCTTTGATCATAGAAAGATGTTTTCTTATTATGTTTATCTCTTCAATGGGAACAGAATGTTTTAGCAGTATCTGTGTTGTTATCTGAAGATCTTTGAGTGTTAACGGTGTAATAGGTTTTTCTATTAAGGCTGAACTTCCCCCTGATAGAAGATACACAAAAAAGTCGTCTTTTTTCAAAGAAGATATCTCTTTTAGGAGGGTTTCTCCTGCTTTAAGGCTTTTTTCATCTGGTACAGGGTGGTTTCCTTCTATAACTTTTATTTTTTTAAGTTTTTGTGTGTAGTTGCAGACAACTGTTCCGTCTATGATGTAGTCTAAGAACATTTTTTCTATGGACTTTGCCATCTCAACAGATGCTTTACCACTGCCGTATACATAAATTCCTTTTTTTAAAGGGTATTTATCACCTTCTATCTCTATATGGCTGTTTTTTAAAGATATTTTTTCAGGAATCAGGTTTTCTGGTTTTACAGAATTTATCCCGTAAAGGAACAGGTCAATACTTAGCTTTCTCAAATTCATCAATTAATCTCCACACAACCTCGTTCCAGCCTTTACTTCCCGGATAAGAAGCTCTGATAATACCTTTGATATTGGTTTTTTCATACTCCTTATTAATTTTGGGTATCAAAACAGGAATGTCAACGACCTGAAGCATAGGAATATCATTTTTGCTGTCTCCTATGCCTACTGTCTTTATACTGCCTATATTTTTTCTAAATATATCTGCTGTGAGCTTTACAGCTTTACCTTTGTCCTGATCTTTTCCTATAAGGTGGTAGAACCTTCCCCCTTTTGTAATTTTAAGTCCGTATTCTTCTGCCTTTTTTTCAAGCAGTGGAAGTTTTGATATGTCTTCTAAAATAAAAGGCTCTGTAAACTCCCTTATTTTTGAGTATTTTGCTTTTTCAACCGGCAGGTCTGTAAGTTTTGCTATTTCTTCTATGCTCATGTCTCCAAATCCTCTGATTGGTATCTCTTTTTTTACTTTGTTGATAAACTGTCTTATGTAACTGTAATCTCTGCCTAAAATTAGAGTTCTGTAGCTGTTATATTTTGGTAGGTCAAGTCTGAAGTTTCTGTAGTTCTCAGGGAAAAAAACAGCTGCCCCATTTTCCACAATAAATGGTTCATTTATCCCGATCTCTTTCTGGAGAAGTTCTATCTCAATTCTTGTTTTGCTTGAGGTGAATATAAGGGGAATTTTTAGTTTTTTTATTCTGTTCAGTGAAGGAAGGGCATCTTTGTAAGAGTAATCCTCATGGTTCAGAAGTGATCCATCAAGATCTGTAAATATCACTAACATCATTAATTAACCGGTAGTTTTACTGTAAATTTTGAACCTTTCCCGATCTGGCTTTCCACTTCAACCTTTCCGTTATGTGCTTCGGTTATGTGTTTTACTATGGAAAGTCCAAGTCCTGTTCCTCCGACATTTCTGCTCCTTGATTTATCCACCCTGTAAAATCTTTCAAATATTAGCGGAAGGCTTTCTTTAGGTATTCCTATTCCTGTGTCTGAAACTGTTATTAAAACATATCTATCCTCTTTTTCTGCATTTATCAAAACCGACCCACCATGCTTGTTGTATTTTATTGCATTTTCTATGAGGTTTTTCAATAAAATACTGAATTTTTTTTCATCAACAAAGACTGTAAAATCTGAAGAAACGGAGTTTTTAATCTTTACCATTTTTTCAGAAGCTATATGCTGAAGATCATCAATTATCTGGTTTACAAGTCCTTTAAGTTTAACCTTTTTCTTCTGTATTTTTTCCTCTTTTGACTCTAACTTTGCAAGAATGAGCAGATCATTAATCAAACTGTCCATCTGGTGTATTCTTTTTTTTGCCTTGTTTAAAAATTCCTTTATTACTTGCGGGTCATTTTCATCTTCCAGCGTTTCAATAACACCTTTCAGAACGGTTATAGGTGTTTTAAGCTCGTGTGACACATTGGAAACAAAATCCTTTTTTGCCTGTTTGTAGATCTCAAATGGTGTTATGTCTTGAAAGTGTATGACCTTATTTCCATTAATGTTCAAAACTTTTGCCAGAAATATGTCCCCGTTTATTACTATTTCTTCCTGAAGCTGGTTTTTGATGTCAGCACTTATCAGGGAATATAAGTAGTTGTTTTCAACAACCTGTGAAAACCTTTTCCCTTCAGGATTTTTCACATTAAGAAGTTCTTTTGCATACCTGTTCATATACTGTATATTTTTGTTTTGATCAATAACAATAAGCCCTTCTTTAAGAAAATCAAGAAAACCTACAAGGGTATCCTTGAGAACATTTTCCATTATTCACCTAAGTTCTGGTGTCTGAGCATCTTTCCTTCTTTCATGTAAATAACTTCTTCTGCAAGGTTTGTTGCAATGTCTGCAACCCTTTCAAGATTTGAAGATACAGTTATCAGTCTTATTCCAACTTTAATATTTTTAGGATCTTCAACCATGTATGTGTATATCTCCCTTATTATCTGTTCATGTAGGGCATCAACCTTATCGTCCCTTGATATAACCTCCCTTGCAAGTTCTGTGTCAAGAGTTTCAAGGGATTTTACAGCATCTTTAACCATACCTATAACAATATCAGTCATAACCGGAAGATCAACATACTCCTTCAGTTTAGGTTTGGTTAAAATCCTTTCTGCCTGCTCTTTTATGTTTTCTGCATGATCCCCTATCCTTTCAAGGTCTCTATTTACAAAAAGATCCATAACAAGCATTCTCAGATATTTTGCTTCAGGCTGAAATCTTGCTATTGTTGTTATTATGAGAGTTTCATTTTCAACCTCCATCTGATCAACCTGAGGTTCAAGTTCATCAACAACTTTCAGGTATTCCGGATTGTGTTCAATTATAGCTTTGACAGCATTTTCAATCATAAGATCTGCAAGTTCTGCCATTTTGATAAGTCTGTCTCTTATTTCCTCAAGTCTTGGTTTTAAAAGCATTACTTCCCCCTTTTATCCAAATCTTCCACTGACATAATCTTCTGTCAGTTTTTCTTTAGGTGCTGTAAATATAATATCAGTTTTATCAAATTCAATAAGCTCCCCCAGATACATAAATGCTGTATAATCCGAGACCCTTGCAGCCTGCTGCATGTTATGTGTAACTATTATTATTGTTACACTTTCTTTTAATGAAACAACCAGTTCTTCTATCTTGCTTGTTGAGATTGGATCAAGGGCTGATGTAGGCTCATCAAAAAGGAGAACCTCAGGCTCTACGGCGAGGGCTCTTGCTATAACAAGCCTCTGCTGTTGACCTCCAGAAAGTCCTGATGCCGGACTTTTAAGCCTGTCCTTGACTTCGTCCCAGAGGGCGGCTTGCTTCAGGGCTTTTTCAACCCTTTCTTCCAACACATTTCTGTCTTTTATTCCTCTAAGTTTAAGCCCGTAGGCAACATTATCAAATATACTCATTGGAAATGGTGTTGGTTTTTGGAAGACCATACCTACTTTTGACCTGAGTTTTATAAGGTCATAGTCATCTTTAAGTATATTCTCTCCGTCAAGAAGTATTTCCCCCTTGTATCTGTTTCCTGGATATAAATCATGCATTCTATTGAATGATCTTAAAAGGGTTGTTTTCCCACAGCCTGAGGGACCTATCAGTGCTGTTACCTTTTTTTCATAAACAGGAATATTTATATTTTTCAAAGCAGGGTCCTTTGAACCTGCATACCAGAAGTAAAAGTTTTTTACCTTTATCTTCTCCTTATCAGCCATTTATTTACCTACCCTTTGTATTTTAGATGTATTATATACCTTGCGACAACGGTAACAAAAAGTATAAAAAATGTGATAACAAAAGATGCAGCCCATGCTTTCGTATGCCAGTCTTCATAAGGACCTGTAGCATAAACAAATATGGTAACTGTAAGAGAGGATATAGGTTCATTCATATTTGTCGTAAAGTAAGAGTTGTTAAAAGATGTAAATAGGAGAGGAGCTGTTTCTCCTGCAACCCGTGATATGGCAAGAATAATACCTGTAAATATTCCTGTCATCGCAGCCCTTATAACTATGTCTTTTATAACATTGTAGTAAGATGCCCCCAGTGCAAAAGCAGCTTCCCTTAAAGACCATGGAACAAGGGATAGCATATCTTCGGTTGTTCTTAAAACAACAGGTATCATTATAAATGCGAGGGCTGCAGCACCTGCCCACCCATTAAATCCCTGAATTTTATCTACAAGTTTTGGAAGTAGATACACAAAAAGAAAAATACCGAATAAAATAGTCGTGGTTGTTGTTGCCAGATTGAGAAGTTTGACTGCATTTTCAGAAGACAGTTTTATTAATTTGAGAATTACATTGGTTATAATAAAATTTAAAACTGACCCAAATACCAATGAAAGCATCGCAGACAAAAAGCCTACCGCAAGAACACCTCCAAGATTTATATGTCCGATAGGTTTAACAAGAATTGCATATATAAAAGTACCTACAACGATAGATGGGACGCTTACCATTATGTCAGACAAGATGGAAACAGTTTTGGCAAATTTTGTTCCCCTTGCATACTCGGCAATGAATATTCCAGAAAGGATACCTATTGGAACCCCTATAATTACTGCAAAAAAGACTATTTCCAGTTGACCTATAAAAGCGTTTCTCAGCCCTCCTCCCGGTATGCCCGGAGGTGCAGGATCTTCAGTAAACAACTCAAGACTAAGACCTGATATCCCGTGTCTCAGAACATCAAAAAGTATAAAACCAAGCCAGAACAGACCAAGAAAGGCTGCAGCTGTTGATAGAGAGAGAGCAATAAAACTTACTATTTTTCTTTTTTTTACATATTTTTCTTCGTATCTCATCTTGAATATCCTCTCTCAACTTTGAGGAGGAACAGTTTTGCTACTGCAAGTATTATAAAGCTAAGAACAAACAGAATAAGAGCAAGGTAGAAAAGAGAAGAAAGGTAAATATCCGAGTCTGCTTCGGTGAACTCATTTGCAAGGGTTACGGTTATGGTTGCTGCAGCATCAAACAAAGATGTTGTTATCTCATGCCTGTTTCCCAGAACAAATGCAACAGCCATTGTTTCCCCTAAGGCTCTTCCAAGTGCAAGAACAATTCCTCCATAAATTCCAAGTTTTGCATAAGGTATCATAACATCTTTCACAACGTCCCATTTTGTTGCACCAAGTGCGTAGGCAGACTCTTTCATTAGATCCGGAGTAAGATTTAGAGAATCCCTTGATATGCTTGCGATAAATGGAATTATCATAATACTTAAAACGACGCTTGCTGTGAAAAGGTCAATTCCCTGAGGTGTTCCTTCAAAAATTTTACCTATTAATGGGATCTGTCCCAGTGTCTTCTGAATAGCAGGTTCTATATATTCAGACATGATTGGTGCGAGTGTAAAAAGTCCCCACATTCCGTATATAATACTGGGTATGGCAGCAAGCATTTCTATAGCTATACCTACAGGTGTTTTTAATATGTGTGGTGAAACTTCAGACAAAAAGATAGCTATTCCAAGGGCTACAGGAATAGCAAGGGTCAAGGATAAAATTGTGGTAACAACTGTTCCAAACAAAGGTGCTGCTGCACCAAATACCTGCTTCACAGGATCCCATTCCTCTGTAAATATAAAGTTTATTATTCCGAATTTATGTATTGCCAGGGAGGATTCTTTATACAGAACAACAATTACTGAGAAAATGAGAGTTAAGACCAGAAAGGAAGCAGAAAATGAAATAATTCCAAAAAATATATCCTTTAGAGGAAGTTTTCCTATTTTTTTCATCTACCCCTACCTGTTTTATATCTTTATCCATTATAACAAAAAAGGGCGTAAAAGCCCATGAAAAAGTACTAAGATTAGCAGCAGACCGAACTGAGAATTAACAGCCTATTATGGATTGATTCCTTTTTCTTTCCAGTATGAGTATATTTTTTGTTTAAGTTCTTTTGGAAGAGGAACATAATCAAGCTTTTCTGCGATTTTGTCTCCTTTTTCAAAAGCCCACTTAAAAAATCTGTTTACTTTTTTGTTTGTTTCTGTTTTTTCTCTTGCTTCAAGAATAAATGAAGCTCCTGCTATAGGCCATGCTTTTTTTCCGGGAGCGTTAACCATCCATAAATAGAAATCTTTTTTTGGATCAAAATTTGCTGTAGCTCCTGCTGCTTTGAATGTTTCTATACTTGGTGCGACAAAGTTTCCTGCAGGATTTTTAAGAAGGGTGTATGTTAGCCTGTTTTGTTTTGCGTAAGCAAACTCAACATAACCTATTGAATACTTTAATCTTTTTACATAGTTGGCAACACCCTCATTTCCTTTTCCCCCTATACCAACAGGCCATTTTACTGCTTTTCCTGAGCCTACCTTTTCTTTCCATTCAGGACAGGCACCTGATAGGTATGTTGTGAATATTGCTGTTGTTCCTGACCCATCAGCCCTGTGAACAACCTGTATCTCTTTGTGGGGAAGGTCCAACTTAGGGTTTATTTTTTTGATCTGTTCGTTATCCCAATACTTTATTTTTCCCAGATATATGTTGCATATGATTTCTGGATCAAGTTTAAGCTTACCGGATCTTACACCGGGAATGTTAACAACAGGAACAACCCCTCCTATTATCGCAGGGAACTGGTATAGTTTGTATTCTTTGAGCTTTTCTGGAGGTAGAGGGGCATCAGATGCTCCAAAATCAACTGTTCTGTTTTTTATCTGCCTTACACCACCGCCTGATCCGATAGACTGGTAATTCAGTTTTATACCTGTTTCTTTATAGTACATGTAAGCCCACGCTGCATAAACAGGATATGGGAATGTTGCACCTGCTCCATTGATAGTTTCTCCAGCAACAGCTATGTTTAACAGTCCTGCTACAATCACACCTGCCGTAATTTTTTTCATGTCTACTCCTCCTTTAATAATGAACTTCTGCAGTTATCATGTATTTTTTGTAATCTTTGCTGTTATTTTTATCATAGTCTGCTGTTATCCCGTTTACGATCCATGTTACATATTTGTTCATGTGCCATGCTATACCGTATATGTACATCTTCCTATCGTATGTATCTTTTTTTGAGTTCCATCTGTCGTATCTTCCAAAGATCGATACCTTGTGTTTCATTATCGGTCTTATCTCAAAGTTAAATGAGTATCCATTCCCTTTGTTTTCTGAGCCTTTATACCAATCAGATTTTATGTATTGACCTGCTATAAGGAATAAAGGCTGGTTGTAAACCCCGTGTATCTGGTAGACGGTAAGATTATCGTCTGATCCTCTATGGTTAAAACTGTTGAGTGCATGGAGTGATACATTTGCATAGGTTTGTGAAAGAGGCTTAGGTTTTTTCTTTCCACCTCCAAGGATGTGCCATGTTGCCCTGCCCTCAATCATAGGTTTATTTCCTTTACTGCCTTTGTCTTTTCTTCCTATATGATCGTATCCTTCCCCATCAAATACACCGTATTCTGCGGAGAAATACTCTGTTTTTGTTTTAAAATCAATCCCTGCATCTGCTGAGGGAAGAAGGTAAGCACCATCTTTTGCCTCATAAAATGTTTTTGAGATAGATCTGAACCACCACCCTGAATGCTCTTCATAATCAAGCCATGGTGTATGCGCAATACCAAGCTCAAATCCTGTTGCAGGGATTATCTTGGAAATATCCTTGTAAAGATAGAGATGTTTTATTTTAAGACTGATCTCATTTCCCTGATTTGGATCTTCATTCTTGTACTGTTTTGAAATATCAAAGGTAAATCTGAGGTGGTCTTTTTTATTAAAGAAAAACTTTGTTACAAAGTATCCTCTTCTTATCTCAAAGTTTCCCTCATCTTTCCCATTGTTTTTGTCTGTGAAGGTGTACCCTATATAAGCCTTACCGCCGAACTTTAATTTTTTTGATTTTGAAGAAACTGGAGTTTCTTTTTTTGATAGATCTTTTTCAAGCTGGACAGCTTCTTCTTTTGTTAAAATTCCTTTTTCATAAAGCTTTTTTACAACAGGATTTGATATTTCCCCTGCAAAGACTGATCCAGCAAGACCAAAAGAAATGGCAGTTAATAAAACTTTCTTCATTTCTAACCTCCCTGATTTTTTAAAAATTTTATCTTCTCATTTTTTAGCTTTTATTAAATTTTTGTTAAAATTTCTTAACATTTGAAAATATTTTTTGAAAATGTATATTTTTACTAAAACAATAAGGCAGGTGGAAAAATGGAATTCAAGTTTAACAGTATTGAGGAGGCAATAGAAGATATAAAAAATGGAAAAATGGTAATAGTTGTTGATGATCCTGATAGGGAGAATGAAGGTGATCTTGTTATGGCTGCCGAAAAGGTCACCCCTGATACAATCAACTTTATGGCAAAAGAAGGTAGGGGGCTCATATGTCTATCCCTTACACCAGAAAGATGTAGAGAACTTGATATACCATTAATGACAGCAAACAATACAGACCCTAAAGGAACGGCATTCTGTCTTTCTATAGACGCACACCCAAAGTTTGGAACAACAACAGGTATTTCAGCATATGACAGGGCTGTAACCATAAAGCTTGCTGTCAGCCCAGATGCACAACCGTCAGATTTTGTTAGACCCGGACATGTATTCCCCCTCATGGCAAGACCAGGGGGTGTTCTTGAGAGAACTGGACATACAGAGGCATCTGTTGATCTTGCGAAACTTGCCGGTCTTTACCCTGCCGGTGTTATATGCGAGATAATGAAAGAAGACGGAACTATGGCAAGACTTCCTGATCTTATGAAATTTGCAAAAAAGCACAACCTTAAGATCATAACAATAGCTGATCTGGTCCAATACAGACTGAGAAGTGAAAAACTTGTTGAAAGGGAGGCAGAAGCTTATCTTCCAACAAAGTACGGGACATTTAAGATATACGCATACAGAAATAAAGTTGACGGATCTGAGCATGTTGCCCTTGTTATGGGAGAGATAAAACCAGATGAGCCAGTCCTTACAAGAGTTCATTCAGAGTGTCTCACAGGAGATATATTTGGCTCACTCAGGTGTGACTGTCAGTCACAGCTTCATTCAGCTTTAAGGACTATTGCTAATGAAGGAAAGGGTGTTCTTGTTTATATGAGGGGACATGAGGGCAGAGGGATAGGAATTGTAAACAAAATCAAAGCCTACAGGCTTCAAGATCAAGGATATGACACCGTTGAGGCAAATCACAAACTTGGATTTCAGGCTGATCTGAGGGATTTCGGAACCGGGGCACAGATACTTCTTGATCTTGGTGTTAGAAAAATGAGACTTATGACAAACAATCCAAGAAAGATTGTAGCCCTTGAGGGATTTGGTCTTGAGGTTGTTGAAAGAGTTCCTATCATAATAGAAACAAACCCATACAATAAAAACTACCTCAAAACTAAAAAGGTCAGACTTGGTCATCTTATTGAGGAACTCAAAGGGGAAACATGCCAGCTTGATTATGAAGAAACAGAAGATAAAGATAAATGATTTTAAACCAGAACATCTCAATCAGGTAAAAGACATACTTTATGAAAATTTTGAGTATCCGTGGTCAGACAGCCATATCCTTTCTGAGAACAGTTTCTCAATCAAAAAGGTTGTATTATCAGCAGACAGAATAATAGGTTTTTTTGCAGGTGAGATAATATTTTCAGAAGGATCAATAACGATGATCGCCTTAAAAAAAGAGTTTCAGAGGAAGGGTATAGGAACTTATCTGCTGGACTGGTTCGTTAATCTTTCAAAAGAAAAGGGCGTTAAAAACATATGGCTTGAGGTTTCAAGCAAAAACAAAAAAGCTATCAGATTTTATGAAAACTACGGATTTATTATAGAAGACATTAGACCATCTTACTATAAAGATGGCTCAGACGCTCTTATAATGAGATACCCTGTATATCCGTGATAAAATAAATTCTGATATTTTTTCATGGGGTTTATAATTGGAGATAAAAGGAAAGAGAGCAGAAATATTAATACCTGAAGATCAGATTAAAGAAAAAGTAAAACAGTTAGGTCAGAAAATATCTCAAGATTTCCAGGATAAAGAGCTTCTTGTTGTTGGTATTCTTAAAGGTTCCTTCATATTCATGGCTGATCTTGTCAGACAGATAGAAGGGAAAGTTTATGTGGATTTTATGCAGGTTTCCTCTTACCACACAGAAATGGAAAGCAGTGGTGAGGTAATATTTGTTAAGGATATAACAGCAGACATTAGGAATAAAAATGTTCTTATTGTTGATGACATTATTGATACAGGAAGAACTCTTAAAGCTCTTGTTGAGGCATTAAACCAGAGAAAACCTGCCCAGCTGAAAACCTGCGTTCTTCTCGATAAGAGAGAAAGGAGAGAGGTGGACTTTGATGCAGATTATGTGGGCTTTGTTATACCAGACAGGTTCGTTGTAGGCTACGGTCTTGATTGGGCTGAAGAAGGAAGAACCTTAAAAGATATTTATGCTGTGGAGGATTAAGATGGGATTTAAACCTGTTGATGTTTCAAGAAAGTTTGAAACTATAAGAACAGCAAAGGCAGAGGGGAAAATCTACTTATCTCCTGAGTCTGTCGAGATGATAAGGGAAGGCAGGGTTCCAAAAGGAGATGTTTTGCTTGCGTCCCAGATGGCAGGTCTTCTGGGGGCAAAAAGAACTCCGGACATTCTTCCATTTTGCCACAACATTATGATAGACCATGTTGTTGTTGATACAGATCTTCATGAGGACGGAGTTTATGTGACAGCAGAGGTAAAATGTGTAGGCAGAACCGGTGTTGAGATGGAGGCATTAACAGCGGTGTCAGCTGCACTTCTGAATGTTTACGACATGCTCAAGGCTTTTGATAAAAACATGGTAATATCAGACATAAAACTTGTGTCTAAAAAGGGAGGAAAGTCAGACTGGGCAGAGGATCTTGCCGGTCTGAAGTGTGCTGTTATTACCCTTAGCGACACATGTTATAAAAGTGAGACAGAGGATAAAAGCGGAAAAACGGCGATAGATATAATACAGAATGAGTTTGGCGGGGAGGTTGTT includes these proteins:
- a CDS encoding bifunctional 3,4-dihydroxy-2-butanone-4-phosphate synthase/GTP cyclohydrolase II, whose protein sequence is MEFKFNSIEEAIEDIKNGKMVIVVDDPDRENEGDLVMAAEKVTPDTINFMAKEGRGLICLSLTPERCRELDIPLMTANNTDPKGTAFCLSIDAHPKFGTTTGISAYDRAVTIKLAVSPDAQPSDFVRPGHVFPLMARPGGVLERTGHTEASVDLAKLAGLYPAGVICEIMKEDGTMARLPDLMKFAKKHNLKIITIADLVQYRLRSEKLVEREAEAYLPTKYGTFKIYAYRNKVDGSEHVALVMGEIKPDEPVLTRVHSECLTGDIFGSLRCDCQSQLHSALRTIANEGKGVLVYMRGHEGRGIGIVNKIKAYRLQDQGYDTVEANHKLGFQADLRDFGTGAQILLDLGVRKMRLMTNNPRKIVALEGFGLEVVERVPIIIETNPYNKNYLKTKKVRLGHLIEELKGETCQLDYEETEDKDK
- the rimI gene encoding ribosomal protein S18-alanine N-acetyltransferase; the protein is MKKQKIKINDFKPEHLNQVKDILYENFEYPWSDSHILSENSFSIKKVVLSADRIIGFFAGEIIFSEGSITMIALKKEFQRKGIGTYLLDWFVNLSKEKGVKNIWLEVSSKNKKAIRFYENYGFIIEDIRPSYYKDGSDALIMRYPVYP
- the hpt gene encoding hypoxanthine phosphoribosyltransferase — its product is MEIKGKRAEILIPEDQIKEKVKQLGQKISQDFQDKELLVVGILKGSFIFMADLVRQIEGKVYVDFMQVSSYHTEMESSGEVIFVKDITADIRNKNVLIVDDIIDTGRTLKALVEALNQRKPAQLKTCVLLDKRERREVDFDADYVGFVIPDRFVVGYGLDWAEEGRTLKDIYAVED
- the moaCB gene encoding bifunctional molybdenum cofactor biosynthesis protein MoaC/MoaB is translated as MGFKPVDVSRKFETIRTAKAEGKIYLSPESVEMIREGRVPKGDVLLASQMAGLLGAKRTPDILPFCHNIMIDHVVVDTDLHEDGVYVTAEVKCVGRTGVEMEALTAVSAALLNVYDMLKAFDKNMVISDIKLVSKKGGKSDWAEDLAGLKCAVITLSDTCYKSETEDKSGKTAIDIIQNEFGGEVVHYKVLPDDKDMIIDELKNLTDKVDIIFTTGGTGFSKRDVTPEATKEVIRKEMIGFSEAMRIVGIKFTPKSLLSRGVCGILGDSTLVINLPGSTGGVKDNIRLVAPLLKHAIRMAKGEKKH